One genomic region from Actinocatenispora thailandica encodes:
- a CDS encoding TM2 domain-containing protein: MDQATQTPEANSGAAATPAAGVKSVGVAYLLWFFFGFLGVHQFYLGRTGRGVSYIFTLGWLGIGLLIDLFTLPGQVRKANGEQ, from the coding sequence ATGGATCAGGCAACGCAGACGCCGGAGGCGAACTCCGGCGCGGCCGCCACACCGGCGGCGGGCGTCAAGTCGGTCGGCGTCGCGTACTTGCTGTGGTTCTTCTTCGGCTTCCTCGGCGTGCACCAGTTCTACCTGGGCAGGACCGGGCGGGGCGTCAGCTACATCTTCACCCTCGGCTGGCTCGGCATCGGCCTGCTGATCGACCTGTTCACGCTGCCCGGCCAGGTCCGCAAGGCCAACGGCGAGCAGTAG
- a CDS encoding ROK family transcriptional regulator produces MLTAGSGTGSGDAAARGAIRRNNVSVVLRHLRRGARSRTEISRDLGLPNSSVSKLVAELVELGLVTDDERRRAGGIGRPHQAVALRGGARCGIGVEISVNYIRVIALDLPGDVLLDDRAPVDHDRRDHRATLDLAGHLVGAAITALRATGTAVTGVTVATPGHVDRDTGVVTLATNLGWTGVPVAAELTRRLGPHAPLVRVDNDARLGAVAEHRVAHLPSLLYLTGEVGVAGGIVVDDTLVLGAANAAGELGHMPLDPHGDTCPCGQRGCFETMVGLGRFLSYAADDTDPVRDQRRDLEERLALLTGRAAAGDARTVRAIDRIAADLGLGLGLLVNVLDPAVIVLGGYFSHLGEPLLSRVRAEVAGRVLAPHAGGCDVRLSHLGFTAAARGAAETVLDDVFTDPAAFGVPVAP; encoded by the coding sequence GTGCTCACGGCAGGCAGCGGTACGGGCAGCGGCGACGCCGCCGCCCGCGGCGCGATCCGGCGCAACAACGTCAGCGTGGTGCTGCGCCACCTGCGCCGCGGCGCCCGGTCCCGGACCGAGATCTCCCGCGACCTCGGCCTGCCCAACTCCAGCGTGTCCAAGCTCGTCGCCGAACTCGTCGAACTCGGCCTGGTCACCGACGACGAGCGCCGCCGGGCCGGCGGCATCGGCCGGCCGCACCAGGCCGTCGCCCTCCGCGGCGGCGCGCGCTGCGGGATCGGCGTCGAGATCAGCGTCAACTACATCCGGGTCATCGCCCTCGACCTGCCCGGCGACGTGCTGCTCGACGACCGGGCGCCGGTCGACCACGACCGGCGCGACCACCGCGCCACCCTCGACCTGGCCGGCCACCTCGTCGGCGCCGCGATCACCGCGCTGCGCGCCACCGGTACCGCCGTCACCGGCGTCACCGTCGCGACCCCCGGCCACGTCGACCGCGACACCGGCGTCGTCACGCTGGCCACCAACCTCGGCTGGACCGGCGTACCGGTCGCCGCCGAACTCACCCGGCGGCTCGGCCCGCACGCCCCGCTGGTCCGCGTCGACAACGACGCCCGGCTCGGCGCGGTCGCCGAACACCGCGTCGCGCACCTACCGAGCCTGCTCTACCTGACCGGCGAGGTCGGCGTCGCCGGCGGCATCGTCGTCGACGACACGCTGGTCCTCGGCGCCGCCAACGCCGCCGGCGAGCTCGGCCACATGCCGCTCGACCCGCACGGCGACACCTGCCCCTGCGGCCAGCGCGGCTGCTTCGAGACCATGGTCGGCCTCGGCCGGTTCCTGTCGTACGCGGCCGACGACACCGACCCGGTCCGCGACCAGCGCCGCGACCTGGAAGAACGGCTCGCGCTGCTGACCGGGCGGGCCGCCGCCGGTGACGCCCGTACCGTCCGGGCCATCGACCGGATCGCCGCCGACCTCGGCCTCGGCCTCGGCCTGCTGGTCAACGTGCTGGACCCGGCGGTGATCGTGCTCGGCGGCTACTTCAGCCACCTCGGCGAGCCGCTGCTGTCCCGGGTCCGCGCCGAGGTCGCCGGCCGGGTACTGGCGCCCCACGCCGGCGGCTGCGACGTGCGGCTGTCCCACCTCGGCTTCACCGCCGCCGCCCGCGGCGCCGCCGAAACCGTCCTGGACGACGTCTTCACCGACCCGGCCGCCTTCGGCGTACCGGTGGCGCCCTGA
- a CDS encoding VOC family protein translates to MLNALTISEIYVLDQDEALDFYVGKLGLEVSTDADLGFMRWLTVNVPGQPGRELLLVKPGPPAHDEATAAQLRELVTKGAMGVTIFTTEDVRKTHATLRKRGVELTEEPVERDYGTDFGLRDPFGNPLRIGQIPGR, encoded by the coding sequence ATGCTCAACGCGCTGACGATCTCGGAGATCTACGTCCTGGACCAGGACGAGGCGCTCGACTTCTACGTGGGCAAGCTCGGTCTGGAGGTGAGCACCGACGCCGATCTCGGGTTCATGCGCTGGCTGACGGTCAACGTGCCGGGGCAGCCCGGTCGGGAGCTGCTGCTGGTGAAGCCCGGCCCGCCGGCGCACGACGAGGCGACCGCGGCGCAGCTGCGGGAGCTGGTGACCAAGGGCGCCATGGGCGTCACGATCTTCACCACCGAGGACGTCCGGAAGACGCACGCGACGCTGCGGAAGCGCGGTGTGGAGCTGACCGAGGAGCCGGTCGAGCGCGACTACGGTACCGACTTCGGGCTGCGGGACCCGTTCGGCAACCCGCTGCGCATCGGCCAGATCCCGGGCCGCTGA
- a CDS encoding VLRF1 family aeRF1-type release factor produces MFEATELARLAEFADEVGVISLYATVEPGSALGQTRMRSTLTALRRDLAEHADRDWAARAEARLTELEQPIADLLDPTEPGLGRMMFAQIGGDAVHTAWIQRPVGEVAVVEANAYLWPLLAAIEPAPPAGVARVGRDGVRLFDCRYGLAEELTSVSFNLPGTPSSGEQRADVPTLSRAGIHPDRFPQRVEEHLTKHLRQAAGTVTEHVRQRGWHTLVLAGDPRLTRILAEALPPEPDRTELDAVLDPDLTPTGVLDFVTPTLAEARTRRESAAVQRVADLARAGGNGVLGLADTISMLQAGRVERLLLDAAGGWSPEDAVDAGAPPTAVLLAGEGTASELAEGMVELALSRGGAVTLLDSAAVDDLADSDGIAALLRW; encoded by the coding sequence ATGTTCGAGGCGACCGAGCTGGCCCGACTGGCGGAGTTCGCCGACGAGGTCGGGGTGATCTCGCTGTACGCCACGGTCGAACCCGGCTCGGCGCTGGGACAGACCCGGATGCGCAGCACCCTCACCGCGCTGCGCCGGGACCTCGCCGAACACGCCGACCGGGACTGGGCCGCCCGCGCCGAGGCCCGGCTGACCGAACTGGAACAGCCCATCGCCGACCTGCTCGACCCGACCGAACCCGGACTCGGCCGGATGATGTTCGCGCAGATCGGCGGCGACGCGGTGCACACCGCGTGGATCCAGCGGCCGGTCGGTGAGGTCGCCGTGGTGGAGGCGAACGCGTACCTGTGGCCGCTGCTGGCGGCGATCGAACCCGCCCCACCGGCCGGCGTGGCCCGGGTCGGGCGGGACGGCGTCCGGCTGTTCGACTGCCGGTACGGGCTCGCCGAGGAACTGACCTCGGTCTCGTTCAATCTGCCCGGCACCCCGTCGTCCGGCGAGCAACGCGCCGACGTACCGACCCTGTCGCGCGCCGGGATCCACCCCGACCGGTTCCCGCAGCGGGTCGAGGAGCACCTCACCAAGCACCTGCGGCAGGCCGCCGGCACCGTCACCGAGCACGTCCGGCAGCGTGGCTGGCACACGCTGGTACTGGCTGGCGACCCGCGGCTGACCCGGATCCTCGCCGAGGCGCTGCCGCCGGAGCCGGACCGGACCGAACTCGACGCCGTCCTCGACCCCGACCTGACGCCGACCGGGGTGCTCGACTTCGTGACGCCCACCCTGGCCGAGGCGCGCACCCGGCGGGAATCCGCTGCGGTACAACGGGTGGCCGACCTGGCCCGCGCCGGCGGCAACGGGGTGCTCGGACTCGCCGACACGATCTCCATGCTGCAGGCCGGCCGGGTCGAACGGCTGCTGCTGGACGCCGCCGGCGGCTGGAGCCCCGAAGACGCCGTCGACGCCGGCGCCCCGCCCACCGCGGTACTGCTCGCCGGCGAAGGCACCGCCAGCGAGCTGGCCGAGGGGATGGTCGAGCTGGCGCTGTCCCGCGGCGGCGCCGTCACGCTGCTCGACAGCGCCGCCGTCGACGACCTCGCCGACAGCGACGGCATCGCCGCCCTGCTGCGCTGGTGA
- a CDS encoding helix-turn-helix domain-containing protein — protein sequence MSRESERRNRSMLRARDAMDAHYAQPLDIPTLARIAHVSAPHFIRTFRAVFGETPHRYLQRRRVERAMFLLRESDRSITDVCFEVGFASLGTFSRTFREITGEPPSAYRRRSAPIDVPNCFAAAWLRPSRFGEVPGPDRR from the coding sequence GTGAGCCGCGAGAGCGAACGGCGCAACCGGTCGATGCTGCGGGCCCGGGACGCGATGGACGCGCACTACGCGCAGCCGCTGGACATCCCGACGCTGGCCCGGATCGCGCACGTCTCGGCGCCGCACTTCATCCGGACGTTCCGGGCGGTGTTCGGCGAGACGCCGCACCGGTACCTGCAGCGGCGCCGGGTCGAGCGGGCGATGTTCCTGCTCCGCGAGTCCGACCGGAGCATCACCGATGTCTGTTTCGAGGTCGGCTTCGCCAGCCTCGGTACGTTCAGCCGGACCTTCCGGGAGATCACCGGTGAGCCGCCCTCCGCGTACCGCCGGCGGTCGGCACCGATCGACGTGCCGAACTGTTTCGCCGCGGCGTGGTTGCGGCCGAGTCGTTTTGGAGAAGTACCCGGCCCGGATCGTCGGTAG